From a single Sediminibacterium sp. KACHI17 genomic region:
- a CDS encoding gamma carbonic anhydrase family protein: MAVILPVLGKHPEFGENCFIAPNATIVGDVVMGNDCSIWFNAVVRGDVHYIRMGNKVNIQDGAVIHCTYQKNPTEIGNNVSIGHNALVHGCTIHDNVLIGMGAIVMDRCIVHSNSIIAAGAVLLEGTVVEAGCIYAGVPAKKVKDISQELINGEINRISNNYVMYASWFQEEKKS; this comes from the coding sequence ATGGCAGTTATTCTCCCCGTCCTCGGTAAACATCCTGAATTTGGTGAAAATTGTTTTATTGCCCCTAATGCCACCATCGTTGGCGACGTGGTCATGGGTAATGATTGCAGCATATGGTTCAATGCGGTGGTTAGAGGTGATGTACATTATATCCGGATGGGTAATAAAGTCAATATTCAAGATGGGGCGGTTATTCATTGTACTTATCAAAAAAATCCTACTGAAATCGGCAATAATGTTTCCATCGGACACAATGCATTGGTACATGGCTGTACGATTCACGATAATGTGTTGATTGGCATGGGAGCAATTGTAATGGATCGTTGTATAGTACACAGTAATTCTATCATAGCAGCAGGTGCTGTTTTATTGGAAGGAACTGTTGTTGAAGCAGGCTGTATCTATGCCGGCGTTCCTGCTAAAAAAGTAAAAGATATTTCACAAGAACTCATCAACGGAGAGATCAATCGTATCTCGAATAATTACGTGATGTATGCTTCGTGGTTTCAGGAAGAGAAGAAAAGTTAA
- the rsgA gene encoding ribosome small subunit-dependent GTPase A, which yields MRARIYKSTGSWYIAKGEDGRLYNARIKGVMKIEGITSTNPIAVGDEVEMEIEAVEEESAIISTIHDRKNYVARISPHNKHLHHIIASNLDQSLLFVTLKDPKTSQGFMDRFLISCEAYHVPAVIIFNKSDLYRKKEMDKFEQLRDIYTKIGYEVLLCSVEKREGLDSIKAILHNKTSLLSGHSGVGKSTCVNALFPEFNLRTQEVSGWSGKGMHTTTFAEMFDLPGGGHIIDTPGVREFGLVDIEKEELAHYFPEMRKRINDCQFNNCMHIEEPNCAVKKAVMQGEISEERYISYRTILDTMGEEY from the coding sequence ATGAGGGCCAGAATTTATAAGTCAACCGGTAGTTGGTACATCGCAAAAGGGGAGGATGGACGTTTGTATAATGCCCGTATCAAAGGGGTTATGAAAATTGAGGGGATTACTTCAACAAATCCCATCGCTGTGGGGGATGAAGTGGAGATGGAAATTGAAGCTGTTGAAGAGGAGTCGGCCATTATTAGTACCATTCATGATCGTAAGAATTATGTTGCCAGAATCTCTCCTCATAATAAGCACCTGCACCATATTATTGCATCCAACCTGGATCAGAGTTTATTGTTTGTAACCTTGAAAGATCCCAAAACATCCCAGGGATTTATGGACAGGTTTTTGATCTCTTGTGAAGCCTATCATGTTCCTGCTGTGATCATTTTCAATAAATCAGATCTCTATCGAAAAAAAGAGATGGATAAATTTGAACAGCTACGTGATATCTATACCAAGATCGGTTATGAAGTATTGTTATGTAGTGTTGAAAAACGGGAGGGACTTGATTCGATCAAAGCCATACTTCATAATAAAACATCTTTATTAAGTGGGCATAGCGGCGTTGGAAAATCAACCTGTGTCAATGCATTATTTCCAGAGTTTAATTTACGTACGCAGGAGGTAAGTGGTTGGAGTGGAAAAGGGATGCATACCACCACATTTGCAGAAATGTTCGATCTGCCGGGAGGTGGTCATATTATTGATACACCAGGTGTTCGAGAATTTGGTCTGGTAGATATCGAAAAAGAAGAACTCGCACATTATTTTCCGGAAATGAGAAAACGGATCAATGATTGTCAGTTCAATAACTGTATGCATATCGAAGAACCGAATTGTGCCGTAAAAAAAGCAGTGATGCAAGGAGAGATCTCAGAAGAAAGATATATCAGTTATAGAACGATATTGGATACGATGGGCGAGGAGTATTAA
- a CDS encoding aspartate aminotransferase family protein, whose translation MSGISNKELFLQHVAQTSAAPIGLEMKNASGIHIWDVKGKKYTDLISGFSVCNIGHSHPHVVKAVQEQAAEYMHLIVYGEFIESPQVQYAKLLTDHLPPALNCVYFTNSGAEATEGAMKLAKRITGRSKIIAFNNAYHGSTQGALSVMGGEYWRNAFRPLLPDIVHVDYNDDAVFELIDSSVACVILETVQAESGITVPRKEWLQAIRKKCDEHCVLLVFDEIQAGFGRTGSLWAFEQFEVIPDILLLGKALGGGMPLGAFIADKKLMSTLTYNPVLGHITTFGGHPVSCAAGKAALEVLLQGEYIQQVHQKGKLLQTHLQHPAIQHTNSYGLWMSLKFKDEMTNQQIVHQCVKNGLVTDWFLFAPDRLRIAPPLIITEAELTEVCATIIMSIDEIVNES comes from the coding sequence ATGAGTGGGATTTCAAATAAGGAACTTTTTCTTCAGCATGTTGCACAAACTTCTGCTGCGCCGATTGGGTTGGAGATGAAGAATGCATCTGGTATTCACATTTGGGATGTGAAAGGGAAAAAATATACAGATCTGATCTCAGGATTCAGTGTTTGCAATATCGGGCATAGTCATCCTCATGTTGTGAAAGCAGTTCAGGAACAAGCTGCTGAATACATGCACTTAATTGTATATGGAGAATTTATTGAAAGTCCACAGGTGCAATATGCAAAATTATTGACCGATCATTTACCGCCTGCTTTGAATTGTGTATACTTTACAAATAGTGGTGCAGAAGCTACAGAAGGTGCTATGAAGTTAGCTAAGCGTATCACAGGTAGATCAAAGATCATTGCATTTAATAATGCTTATCATGGCAGTACGCAAGGTGCTTTGAGTGTTATGGGAGGCGAATATTGGCGGAATGCTTTCAGACCATTATTGCCCGATATTGTTCATGTTGATTATAATGATGATGCAGTATTTGAATTGATCGATTCATCCGTGGCTTGTGTGATATTGGAAACAGTTCAGGCTGAAAGCGGTATTACAGTACCACGTAAAGAATGGTTACAAGCCATTCGGAAAAAATGCGATGAGCATTGCGTACTATTAGTGTTTGATGAAATACAAGCAGGATTTGGCAGAACAGGTTCTCTTTGGGCATTTGAACAATTTGAAGTGATCCCTGATATCTTATTACTTGGAAAAGCATTAGGTGGTGGTATGCCATTAGGAGCATTTATTGCCGACAAGAAATTGATGTCTACATTGACCTATAATCCGGTATTGGGCCATATTACCACATTTGGTGGGCATCCTGTAAGCTGTGCTGCCGGGAAAGCCGCATTGGAAGTGCTTTTACAGGGCGAATACATACAACAAGTTCACCAGAAAGGGAAGCTACTGCAAACGCATCTTCAACACCCTGCTATCCAGCATACGAATTCGTATGGTCTTTGGATGTCATTGAAATTCAAAGATGAGATGACCAACCAGCAAATTGTTCATCAATGTGTGAAAAATGGATTGGTGACCGATTGGTTTCTCTTTGCGCCGGATCGATTAAGAATCGCACCTCCACTGATCATTACGGAAGCAGAACTGACCGAAGTATGTGCAACGATTATTATGAGTATTGATGAAATAGTGAATGAATCTTAG